The following proteins are encoded in a genomic region of Arthrobacter jiangjiafuii:
- a CDS encoding copper chaperone PCu(A)C, which translates to MSFHPSRHSFHGSALLVLSAAVLAAAVTSGCTASPETPDPVSATASGTASAAAGPSAGSPDGTSDGTSDQAASLSIAHPWVKATEGAMTGAFGSLTNSGTEDLQVVAASSPQAASVELHETVQQADGTAAMAESGDGFTIPAGETFLLEPGANHLMLMGLEKPVLAGEEISFTLTLSDGSTVEFTAPAKDFAGANESYHGG; encoded by the coding sequence ATGTCCTTTCATCCTTCCCGTCATTCATTCCACGGCTCAGCGCTGCTGGTCCTTTCCGCGGCAGTCCTGGCAGCCGCCGTGACAAGCGGCTGCACCGCCTCCCCGGAGACACCTGATCCGGTATCGGCCACAGCGTCCGGCACCGCCTCCGCCGCGGCCGGCCCGTCTGCCGGGTCCCCGGACGGAACCTCGGACGGAACCTCGGACCAGGCAGCTTCTCTGAGCATTGCCCACCCGTGGGTGAAGGCAACAGAGGGCGCGATGACCGGAGCCTTCGGCAGCCTTACCAACAGCGGCACCGAGGACCTGCAGGTGGTCGCCGCATCATCACCGCAAGCGGCATCCGTTGAGCTGCATGAAACCGTGCAGCAGGCCGACGGCACCGCAGCCATGGCTGAGAGCGGGGACGGATTTACCATTCCGGCCGGAGAGACCTTCCTGCTGGAGCCCGGAGCGAACCACCTGATGCTCATGGGCCTCGAAAAGCCGGTGCTTGCCGGCGAGGAAATCTCCTTCACACTGACACTTTCCGACGGGAGCACCGTCGAGTTCACGGCTCCGGCGAAGGACTTCGCCGGAGCCAATGAGAGCTATCACGGAGGATAA
- a CDS encoding copper resistance CopC family protein, with translation MSLLSSPQSPSARPQAARAQATQPRSSRRPLMVRALLFAALLFAGSGAALATAPAALAHDELVSSTPAAGERLNAAPAELELTFSSALMDLGNQIQVLDADGRNWAESAPVLNRETLVQPLPVDMPDGEYSVRWRAVSSDGHPITGSFEFLVGADAVAGSAATATPSEASEAPDAGASEGAEETDTADASDDGGLPAWLVPGILGGVTGLLIYAVYTVVSRRKRSRTE, from the coding sequence ATGTCTCTCTTGTCGTCCCCTCAGTCCCCTTCAGCACGGCCCCAAGCAGCACGGGCCCAGGCAACACAGCCCCGTTCATCCCGCAGGCCCCTGATGGTCCGGGCCCTGCTTTTCGCAGCCCTGCTTTTCGCCGGTTCCGGTGCAGCTCTGGCCACGGCTCCTGCAGCCTTGGCCCATGACGAACTGGTCAGTTCCACGCCCGCAGCCGGAGAGCGCCTTAACGCTGCGCCGGCGGAACTGGAGCTCACCTTCAGCTCGGCCCTGATGGACCTGGGCAACCAGATCCAGGTCCTGGATGCCGACGGTCGGAACTGGGCTGAAAGCGCACCCGTCCTGAACCGCGAAACACTCGTCCAGCCCCTGCCCGTGGATATGCCTGACGGGGAATACTCGGTGCGCTGGCGCGCGGTGTCCTCTGACGGCCACCCGATTACCGGAAGTTTCGAGTTCCTGGTTGGAGCCGACGCGGTGGCCGGGTCCGCCGCCACGGCCACGCCTTCGGAAGCATCCGAGGCGCCCGACGCCGGTGCCTCCGAAGGTGCGGAAGAGACCGACACTGCTGATGCCTCCGACGACGGCGGGCTCCCGGCCTGGCTGGTTCCGGGCATCCTCGGCGGGGTCACCGGTCTGCTGATCTACGCCGTGTACACCGTGGTCTCCCGCCGCAAGCGCAGCCGGACCGAGTAA
- a CDS encoding enoyl-CoA hydratase/isomerase family protein: MIELHINDGIAEVVLNAPQKLNALNEEALAELSQAYDDAEAAGVRALLLRGEGRAFCAGRDISTVDPANDDAYAYLGGLVTPLLKKMAAFPAPTFAAAQGACLGVGLGLLVAADVVYVAENAKIGSPFANLGATLDSGGHWLFTERLGAHRTLDLIYTADLMSGSEAVAAGLFSRAFAADELLDRTREIVARVATGATGAFLASKELVAQIRDSRVGLWTAMEEENKAQGVLCGTDDYAEGFSAFIEKRKPVFQG; this comes from the coding sequence TTGATTGAGCTGCACATCAACGACGGCATCGCCGAAGTAGTCCTGAACGCGCCGCAAAAGCTGAACGCGCTGAACGAGGAGGCGCTGGCGGAGCTCTCCCAGGCGTACGACGACGCCGAAGCGGCCGGAGTGCGAGCCCTCCTGCTGCGCGGCGAGGGCCGGGCCTTCTGCGCCGGCCGCGACATCTCCACCGTGGACCCCGCCAACGACGACGCCTACGCCTACCTGGGCGGCCTGGTCACACCGCTGCTGAAGAAAATGGCGGCCTTCCCGGCCCCCACCTTCGCCGCCGCGCAGGGCGCCTGCCTCGGCGTCGGGCTCGGGCTGCTGGTGGCCGCCGACGTCGTCTATGTTGCGGAGAACGCCAAGATCGGTTCCCCGTTTGCGAACCTCGGCGCCACCCTGGATTCCGGCGGCCACTGGCTCTTCACCGAACGCCTCGGCGCACACCGCACCCTGGACCTGATCTACACCGCTGACCTGATGAGCGGATCCGAAGCCGTGGCGGCCGGACTGTTCAGCCGGGCCTTCGCCGCCGACGAACTGCTGGACCGCACCCGGGAGATCGTGGCGCGGGTGGCCACCGGTGCGACCGGGGCGTTCCTTGCCTCGAAGGAGCTGGTGGCGCAGATCCGCGACTCCCGGGTGGGGCTGTGGACGGCCATGGAAGAGGAAAACAAGGCCCAGGGCGTGCTCTGCGGCACCGATGACTACGCCGAGGGGTTCTCCGCCTTCATCGAGAAGCGCAAGCCGGTCTTCCAGGGGTAG
- the paaE gene encoding 1,2-phenylacetyl-CoA epoxidase subunit PaaE — protein MTTSLPAETALEPGAAPAAAPSAPAAAPSSSAAVPTRRTAFHPLTVAEVRRLTEDAIEVTFAVPESLEGSYDYLPGQYVALRTTLEGQEIRRSYSICAEPKPGEIRVAIKRDLGGLFSSWANEFLKAGDVLDVMSPSGGFISKHPMNGLNHPEDIDLSTEDVFVAVAAGSGITPVISIARTVLAASETVRFDLVYANKAAMDVMFLEELADLKDKYPSRFALHHVLSREQRISPLLTGRIDAEKLAALIDSVLPTRNVDEWFLCGPFELVQMCRDTLADRGVEAEKIRFELFTTGQPNRPEGQAGRPVVADPGAEAYDITFRLDGLQGKVASPTHARETILNAALRVRPDVPFACAGGVCGTCRAKLVTGTVEMEENYALEPDELEKGYILTCQSRPTSSDVTVDYDA, from the coding sequence ATGACAACTTCCCTTCCCGCCGAGACAGCCCTCGAGCCGGGCGCAGCGCCTGCCGCCGCACCTTCAGCGCCTGCCGCCGCGCCGTCGTCGTCGGCCGCCGTGCCGACCCGCCGCACGGCGTTCCACCCCCTGACCGTCGCGGAAGTCCGTCGCCTGACCGAAGATGCCATCGAGGTCACCTTTGCCGTGCCCGAGTCCCTCGAAGGCTCCTACGATTACCTGCCCGGGCAGTACGTGGCCCTGCGCACCACACTGGAGGGCCAGGAGATCCGGCGCAGCTACTCCATCTGCGCCGAACCGAAGCCCGGTGAGATCCGGGTCGCCATCAAGCGCGACCTGGGCGGGCTGTTCTCCAGTTGGGCCAATGAGTTCCTCAAGGCCGGCGACGTGCTGGACGTGATGAGCCCCTCCGGCGGGTTTATTTCGAAGCATCCGATGAACGGGCTGAACCACCCCGAGGACATCGACCTCAGCACCGAGGACGTCTTCGTGGCCGTGGCCGCCGGCTCCGGCATCACCCCGGTGATCTCCATTGCCCGCACCGTACTGGCCGCCTCCGAAACCGTGCGGTTTGACCTGGTCTACGCGAACAAGGCCGCCATGGACGTCATGTTCCTGGAGGAGCTGGCGGACCTGAAGGACAAGTATCCGTCCCGGTTCGCGCTGCACCACGTGCTCTCCCGCGAACAGCGCATCTCGCCGCTGCTCACCGGCCGGATCGATGCCGAGAAGCTTGCCGCCCTGATCGACTCCGTGCTGCCCACCCGCAACGTGGATGAATGGTTCCTCTGCGGGCCCTTCGAACTCGTGCAGATGTGCCGGGACACCCTCGCGGACCGCGGGGTCGAGGCTGAAAAGATCCGCTTCGAACTCTTCACCACCGGGCAGCCCAACCGTCCCGAGGGGCAGGCCGGCCGGCCGGTTGTCGCCGACCCCGGGGCCGAGGCATACGACATCACGTTCCGGCTGGACGGACTGCAGGGCAAGGTCGCCAGCCCCACCCATGCCCGTGAAACCATCCTCAACGCAGCGCTGCGCGTGCGTCCCGACGTGCCGTTCGCCTGCGCCGGCGGCGTCTGCGGCACCTGCCGGGCCAAATTGGTCACCGGCACCGTGGAGATGGAAGAGAACTACGCGCTGGAACCGGACGAGCTGGAGAAGGGCTACATCCTGACCTGCCAGTCCCGGCCCACCAGCTCCGACGTCACCGTCGACTACGACGCCTGA
- the paaD gene encoding 1,2-phenylacetyl-CoA epoxidase subunit PaaD produces the protein MTDLEQTVDELRPVDPAGAKAWDIAATVCDPEIPVLTIEDLGVLRGVELTGPGAVTVTITPTYSGCPAMDAIREDVTAALNTAGYGQVRVDLVLAPAWTTDWMSEAGKAKLNAYGIAPPTGKAAAGPVRLGLSVKCPQCSSLNTRELTRFGSTSCKALYVCQDCSEPFDYFKVL, from the coding sequence ATGACCGATCTGGAGCAGACCGTCGACGAACTCCGTCCCGTTGATCCGGCCGGCGCCAAGGCCTGGGACATTGCCGCCACGGTGTGCGACCCCGAGATTCCCGTGCTGACCATTGAGGACCTCGGTGTGCTCCGCGGCGTGGAACTGACCGGGCCCGGAGCCGTCACCGTGACGATCACGCCGACGTACTCCGGCTGCCCGGCCATGGATGCCATCCGAGAGGATGTCACTGCTGCGCTGAACACCGCCGGGTACGGGCAGGTGCGGGTGGACCTGGTCCTTGCCCCGGCCTGGACCACCGACTGGATGAGTGAGGCAGGCAAGGCCAAGCTCAACGCCTACGGCATCGCCCCGCCCACCGGCAAGGCCGCCGCCGGTCCGGTCCGGCTGGGTCTGAGCGTGAAGTGCCCGCAGTGCTCCTCCCTTAACACCCGTGAACTCACCCGCTTCGGCTCCACCTCCTGCAAGGCCCTCTACGTCTGCCAGGACTGCAGCGAACCCTTCGACTACTTCAAGGTGCTCTAA
- the paaC gene encoding 1,2-phenylacetyl-CoA epoxidase subunit PaaC produces the protein MSSDSATRITPGNALRPEDISASGTKAPADAAEYALRLGDDSLILAQRLGWWISRAPELEEDVALGNIALDLLGHARSFLTYAGSATSKTEDDLAYWRREGEFRSAHLFEQPNGDFGLTIARQLVVSFYQFELYTALLSSTDPTLAAISAKAVKEVDYHRDHSAQWILRLAGGTEESRRRISRALELTWPYVGELFEDDDAVRALAGNGVAPLPSALRANFDAGIGAVLREAGLEVPQVPAAPGGGRRGQHSEHLGYLLAEMQVLAREHPGASW, from the coding sequence GTGAGCTCCGACAGCGCCACCCGCATCACCCCCGGCAACGCCCTGCGGCCCGAGGACATCAGCGCTTCCGGCACCAAGGCGCCAGCCGACGCCGCCGAGTACGCGCTGCGCCTGGGCGATGACTCCCTGATCCTGGCCCAGCGCCTGGGCTGGTGGATTTCCCGCGCCCCCGAGCTCGAGGAGGATGTGGCCCTGGGCAACATCGCCCTCGACCTGCTCGGGCACGCCCGGTCCTTCCTCACCTACGCCGGCTCGGCCACTTCGAAGACCGAAGACGACCTGGCGTACTGGCGCCGCGAGGGCGAATTCCGCTCCGCGCACCTGTTCGAGCAGCCCAACGGGGACTTCGGGCTGACCATCGCCCGCCAGCTGGTGGTCTCCTTCTACCAGTTCGAGCTGTACACTGCGCTGCTGTCCTCCACCGACCCCACCCTGGCTGCCATCAGCGCCAAGGCCGTCAAGGAAGTCGACTACCACCGCGACCACAGCGCCCAGTGGATCCTGCGCCTGGCCGGCGGCACCGAGGAATCCCGCCGCCGCATCAGCCGCGCGCTGGAACTGACCTGGCCGTATGTGGGAGAGCTGTTCGAGGACGACGACGCCGTGCGCGCCCTCGCCGGGAACGGCGTCGCGCCGCTGCCCTCGGCCCTGCGCGCAAACTTCGACGCCGGCATCGGCGCCGTCCTGCGTGAAGCAGGGCTCGAGGTTCCGCAGGTTCCGGCCGCCCCGGGCGGCGGACGCCGCGGACAGCACAGCGAACACCTGGGATACCTGCTGGCCGAGATGCAGGTCCTGGCCCGCGAGCATCCCGGCGCCAGCTGGTAG
- the paaB gene encoding 1,2-phenylacetyl-CoA epoxidase subunit PaaB, whose protein sequence is MVSGSTTGDDGAKPVGTQTSAEAGTAAEAAALSSAWPLWEVFVRSSRGLSHVHAGSLHAPDADMAVRNARDLYTRRNEGVSLWVVPASAIIASDPDSKGQFFESPQGKDYRHATYYTKSEGVKHL, encoded by the coding sequence ATGGTTTCCGGTTCAACAACGGGCGACGACGGCGCCAAGCCCGTCGGCACGCAGACTTCCGCTGAAGCGGGGACGGCGGCCGAAGCCGCAGCCCTGAGCTCGGCCTGGCCGCTGTGGGAGGTCTTTGTGCGCTCCTCGCGCGGGCTGTCCCACGTCCACGCCGGGTCGCTGCACGCACCAGACGCTGACATGGCGGTCCGCAACGCCCGCGACCTCTACACCCGCCGCAACGAGGGCGTTTCGCTCTGGGTGGTGCCGGCGTCGGCCATTATTGCCTCCGACCCCGACTCCAAGGGACAGTTCTTCGAATCCCCGCAGGGCAAGGACTACCGGCACGCCACGTACTACACCAAGTCCGAAGGAGTGAAGCACCTGTGA
- the paaA gene encoding 1,2-phenylacetyl-CoA epoxidase subunit PaaA, producing the protein MSLQTDASPDLQAVPSAGSGFPSGSGPDSQGPEAYFEHLLAEDSRIEPRDWMPEAYRKTLVRQISQHAHSEIIGMQPEANWITRAPSLKRKSILMAKVQDEAGHGLYLYSAAETLGTPREKMTEDLIAGKARYSSIFNYPTLSWADMGAIGWLVDGAAICNQVPLCRASYGPYGRAMVRVCKEESFHQRQGFEILLELANGTEAQREMAQDAINRWYAPSLMMFGPPDDDSPNSKQSMAWNIKRFSNDELRSRFVGMIVEQVKALGLTLPDDQIRYNEDTKQWEHAPLDWAEFKEVLAGRGPCNAQRLARRREAHENGAWVREAAAAYAAKQSAAQARKTEVA; encoded by the coding sequence ATGTCATTGCAGACCGATGCATCCCCCGACCTGCAGGCCGTTCCGTCCGCAGGCTCCGGTTTCCCCAGCGGCTCCGGCCCCGACTCCCAGGGCCCGGAGGCGTACTTCGAGCACCTGCTGGCGGAGGACTCCCGGATCGAGCCGCGGGACTGGATGCCTGAGGCCTACCGCAAGACCCTGGTCCGGCAGATCTCCCAGCATGCGCACTCCGAGATCATCGGGATGCAGCCCGAGGCCAACTGGATCACCCGGGCCCCCTCGCTCAAGCGCAAGTCCATCCTGATGGCCAAGGTCCAGGATGAGGCCGGCCACGGGCTCTACCTCTACTCCGCAGCCGAGACGCTGGGCACGCCGCGCGAGAAGATGACCGAGGACCTGATTGCCGGCAAGGCCCGCTATTCCTCGATTTTCAACTACCCCACCCTGAGCTGGGCGGACATGGGTGCCATCGGCTGGCTCGTTGACGGCGCCGCCATCTGCAACCAGGTCCCGCTGTGCCGGGCGTCCTACGGGCCCTACGGCCGGGCCATGGTGCGGGTCTGCAAGGAAGAGTCCTTCCACCAGCGGCAGGGATTCGAGATCCTCCTGGAACTGGCCAACGGCACCGAGGCGCAGCGGGAAATGGCGCAGGATGCCATCAACCGCTGGTACGCCCCGTCACTGATGATGTTCGGCCCGCCGGACGATGATTCGCCCAACTCCAAGCAGTCCATGGCCTGGAACATCAAGCGCTTTTCCAACGACGAACTGCGCTCGCGCTTTGTCGGCATGATCGTGGAGCAGGTCAAGGCGCTCGGCCTGACCCTGCCCGATGACCAGATCCGCTACAACGAGGACACCAAGCAGTGGGAGCATGCGCCGCTGGACTGGGCGGAGTTCAAGGAAGTCCTCGCCGGCCGCGGGCCCTGCAACGCGCAGCGTCTGGCACGCCGCCGCGAGGCACATGAGAACGGCGCCTGGGTGCGCGAAGCAGCAGCCGCTTACGCGGCAAAACAATCAGCGGCACAGGCACGAAAGACCGAGGTGGCTTGA
- a CDS encoding PadR family transcriptional regulator encodes MQTTSWPSDWMRAALGLCVLKALDGGATYGYAIASALEEQGFGTVKGGTLYPLLTRFEAAGWVTIQWQAGDGGPGRKYFSLTRQGRRELAEQRQLWDLFTGTVKTHLHRQEHDEDPEGMTDGNP; translated from the coding sequence GTGCAGACAACTTCCTGGCCCAGCGACTGGATGCGGGCAGCCCTGGGCCTGTGCGTCCTGAAGGCGCTCGACGGCGGAGCCACCTATGGATATGCGATCGCCTCTGCCCTGGAAGAACAAGGCTTTGGCACCGTGAAGGGCGGAACGCTCTATCCGTTGCTCACCCGCTTCGAGGCTGCCGGCTGGGTCACTATCCAGTGGCAGGCCGGCGACGGAGGTCCCGGCCGCAAGTATTTCTCGCTGACCAGGCAGGGCCGGCGGGAACTGGCCGAACAGCGGCAGCTCTGGGACCTGTTCACCGGCACCGTGAAAACCCACCTGCACCGGCAGGAACATGATGAAGACCCCGAAGGGATGACCGATGGAAACCCGTGA
- a CDS encoding patatin-like phospholipase family protein produces the protein MTAGEPSTTGRALVLGGGGLSGIGWEIGLLLGLAERGLDLGAADVVIGTSAGSVVGTRLRSGVALEDAYRRQLAPPGDEIPAALGLRSISKLVGPKLLGGSDAAIGRRIGRAALRARTVDPEVRLAVIEKRIGGGGWPEAPLMITAIDAVSGERRVFDRNTGVGLVDAVAASCAVPTVWPAIPIGGRMYIDGGSVSSTNADLAAGCSAVVAVAPIAQTVRRRWGIRAELAALGPGTRSIALTPDRAARATMGRHSLDPAWRAAAARAGYAGAAAVAEQVREVWG, from the coding sequence ATGACAGCAGGGGAACCATCCACCACCGGCAGGGCCTTGGTGCTCGGCGGGGGTGGGCTGAGCGGGATCGGCTGGGAGATCGGCCTGCTGCTGGGGCTGGCCGAGCGCGGCCTGGATCTGGGGGCGGCCGACGTCGTTATCGGCACCTCCGCAGGGTCGGTCGTGGGCACCCGGCTCCGCAGCGGCGTAGCACTGGAGGACGCCTACCGCCGGCAATTGGCGCCGCCCGGGGACGAGATCCCGGCGGCGCTTGGCCTGCGCAGCATCAGCAAACTGGTGGGACCCAAGCTGCTGGGCGGGTCCGACGCCGCGATTGGCCGCCGCATCGGCCGGGCGGCACTGAGGGCAAGGACAGTGGATCCCGAGGTGCGCCTGGCTGTCATCGAAAAGCGGATCGGCGGCGGCGGCTGGCCGGAGGCGCCGCTGATGATCACCGCGATCGATGCCGTCAGCGGCGAACGCCGGGTGTTTGACCGCAACACCGGGGTGGGACTGGTGGATGCCGTGGCTGCCAGCTGTGCCGTGCCCACGGTCTGGCCGGCGATTCCGATCGGCGGACGGATGTACATTGACGGCGGCTCGGTGTCCTCGACCAATGCGGACCTGGCCGCCGGTTGCTCCGCCGTGGTTGCCGTGGCGCCCATCGCCCAGACGGTGCGCCGGCGCTGGGGGATCCGGGCGGAACTGGCCGCACTGGGGCCCGGTACCCGAAGCATTGCGCTCACGCCGGACCGGGCGGCGCGGGCAACCATGGGCCGGCACTCCCTGGATCCGGCATGGCGGGCCGCTGCGGCGCGGGCCGGTTACGCCGGCGCGGCCGCGGTCGCGGAGCAGGTCCGTGAGGTGTGGGGCTGA